Proteins from a single region of Macrobrachium nipponense isolate FS-2020 chromosome 11, ASM1510439v2, whole genome shotgun sequence:
- the LOC135207885 gene encoding uncharacterized protein LOC135207885, with protein sequence MDLKVAVMLLGMVALVAGSADRRRAGSGRGGGGFGGGGGGGGGLGGGGGLGGGGGGGLGGGGGLGGGGGGGLGGGGGLGGGGLGGGLGGGGGLGGGLGGGGGLGGGLGGGGGLGGGLGGGGGLGGGLGGGSGGGFGGGGGVGGGRGGYGR encoded by the coding sequence GCCGTAATGCTACTGGGGATGGTAGCACTTGTGGCTGGCTCCGCTGATCGTCGGAGAGCAGGGAGTGGTCGTGGTGGAGGTGGTTTTGGAggcggaggtggaggaggaggaggtttgggAGGTGGAGGAGGACTAGGAGGGGGCGGAGGAGGAGGTTTGGGAGGTGGAGGAGGACTAGGAGGGGGCGGAGGAGGAGGTTTGGGAGGTGGCGGAGGTCTCGGAGGAGGAGGACTAGGAGGAGgtctcggaggaggaggaggacttggCGGAGgtctcggaggaggaggaggactaggCGGAGgtctcggaggaggaggaggactaggCGGAGgtctcggaggaggaggaggactaggCGGAGGTCTTGGTGGGGGTAGCGGAGGTGGTTTTGGAGGTGGCGGTGGCGTTGGAGGAGGCagaggag